Proteins encoded by one window of Cheilinus undulatus linkage group 13, ASM1832078v1, whole genome shotgun sequence:
- the myom1a gene encoding myomesin 1a (skelemin) isoform X1: MSESIQVMRKQEKQQLQQYQQQRLYQRQEMQQQQHHFESSCFLSSKSSISQQSFSAYKSSSRRLKTSVKTEKGREVVKLSPLPKRAKRTYLAMDKDKEIIGYVIPVFRANHEDVRGLMEAREDDTTEEGINYVAMRNLFVREAREAMQVRVEKKTRTVHIRESAERVGMSKTLDEWSEFRKKMNPDSLTHRPEFIVKPRGQTIWEGNTVKLHCTVAGWPKPRIAWYKNNVLIDAKAHSEKYTVESNYNMHSLEIKNCDFLDTAKYHVSALNIKGESSSTATVVVKRFQDGEEAGPLDPKPHGFCPEHGVTFETTIIDKFEVAFGSEGETLSLGCTVIVYPTVKKYQPEVVWYRDSTPLKPSKWVHTHWSGERATLTLIHLNKEDEGMYTLRINTKSGFDTYSAYVFVRDTEVEVEGVPVAPLDVRCHDANKDYVVVTWKQPAVEGSSPILGYYIDRCEVGTHHWAQCNDVPVKYARFPVTGLVEGRSYIFRVRALNKAGVSRASRVSEAVVAMDPSDRARLRAGPSAPWTGMIKFTEEDPTVGVIPGEPTDVVVTEATKSYVVLAWKPPMQRGHEGVMYYIEKCMSGTDTWQRVNTSMPVKSPRFALFDLAEGNMYNFRVRCCNSAGVGEPSLPTGEITVGDKLDLPPAPGNPVPTRNTATSVVLSWGASKDVRLVGYYIECSVVGTDVWMPCNNKPVKETRFVCHGLTTGANYVFKVKAVNAAGYSQSSAVSDAVVVQAAISVPGKPTGVTLLEAVKDYMVLGWTAPANNGGADIRGYFVDYRTVKGDIFGKWHEMHEKALTTTSYKAENLKENVFYQFRVRAMNMAGVSKASLVSAALECKEWTITVPGAPIGLHVLEVRDTSVVVLWEPPVFHGRSPVNGYYMDVKLASAGEEGWKAVHEKVNKMKYMKVSGLKAGASYVFRVRAQNLAGVGKPSAIFGPILAQTRPGTKEIYVDIDDDGVISMVFECSEMKEGSEFVWSKNYLPMADTSRLTIVNEKGKSRAIFNSPSLEDLGTFSCMVTNTDGISSSYTLTEEGLKRLLDLSHEHKFPVIPFKNEMAMDLLEKGRVRFWTQVEKFTQNCQVEYVFNDAIITQGKKYTMNFDKSTGIIEMFMDSLEVTDEGTFTFNLVDGKAKGTTSLVLIGDEFRELQKKSEFERAEWVRKQGPHFVEYLSFAVTSACDVLLKCKIGNVRPETEIIWSKDSIEIAEDDEDAQKIERKDGELTFNIGKICKKDAGIYEVFLKDERGRDRSTFNLTDAGYQAVMNELFRVIANSSSEIQVLSTEHGIILYSNVTYYDEELRVNWLHKDAKIAASERVKAGVTGEQLWLKINEPTEKDKGKYSMDIFDGKDSVKRVFDLSGQAWEQAFEEFQRLKAAAIAERNRARVVGGLPDVVAIQEGKSLNLTGNVWGEPTPEVCWVKNDKELVSDDHYKLKFEAGKFASITIATVTTADSGKYALVVKNKYGKEAGEFTVSVYNPEEEEKEEKKG, encoded by the exons ATGTCAGAATCAATACAAGTGATGCGGAAGCAGGagaagcagcagctgcagcagtatcagcagcagcgTCTCTATCAACGACAGgagatgcagcagcagcagcatcacttTGAGAGCAGCTGTTTCCTGAGCTCCAAGTCGTCCATTAGCCAGCAGTCATTCTCCGCTTACAAGTCTTCCAGCCGTCG CCTGAAGACCTCTGTGAAGACAGAGAAAGGGCGGGAGGTGGTTAAACTGAGCCCGCTACCCAAGAGAGCCAAACGCACCTACCTGGCAATGGACAAGGACAAAGAAATTATTGGCTATGTAATCCCTGTATTCAGAGCCAA CCATGAAGATGTGCGTGGTCTGATGGAGGCCCGGGAGGATGATACCACAGAGGAGGGGATTAACTATGTCGCCATGAGGAACCTGTTCGTCAGGGAGGCAAGGGAGGCCATGCAGGTTAGAGTGGAGAAGAAAACCAGAACAGTGCATATCAGGGAATCAGCCGAACGCGTGGGGATGAGCAAGACG CTGGATGAGTGGTCTGAGTTCCGTAAGAAGATGAACCCAGACAGCCTGACACACCGTCCAGAGTTTATCGTCAAGCCCCGTGGACAGACCATCTGGGAGGGCAACACTGTGAAACTGCACTGCACTGTGGCTGGATGGCCTAAACCCAGGATCGCCTG GTACAAAAACAATGTGCTCATTGATGCCAAGGCCCACTCTGAAAAGTATACAGTTGAGAGCAATTACAACATGCACTCCCTGGAGATCAAGAA ttgtGATTTCTTGGACACTGCAAAGTATCACGTCTCTGCCCTCAATATAAAAGGGGAATCTTCTTCCACGGCTACTGTTGTTGTCAAAA GGTTCCAGGATGGCGAAGAAGCAGGTCCACTTGATCCTAAGCCAC ATGGTTTCTGCCCTGAACATGGTGTGACCTTTGAAACAACCATCATTGACAAATTTGAGGTGGCCTTTGGCAGTGAGGGTGAAACGCTGAGCCTGGGCTGCACTGTTATTGTTTATCCCACTGTAAAGAAATACCAGCCTGAAGTTGTGTGGTACCGAGATT CTACTCCCTTGAAGCCCTCTAAATGGGTTCACACTCACTGGTCTGGCGAACGCGCCACACTCACGCTCATCCACCTGAACAAGGAAGATGAGGGCATGTACACCTTGCGCATCAACACCAAGTCTGGCTTTGACACCTACTCTGCCTATGTGTTTGTCAGAG ACACTGAAGTTGAGGTGGAGGGGGTTCCTGTGGCTCCCCTGGATGTGCGCTGTCATGATGCCAACAAGGACTATGTGGTGGTAACCTGGAAGCAGCCAGCGGTGGAGGGCAGCAGCCCCATCCTGGGATACTACATCGATAG GTGTGAGGTGGGCACTCATCACTGGGCTCAGTGTAACGACGTCCCAGTGAAATATGCCCGTTTCCCCGTCACAGGACTGGTGGAGGGCCGCTCTTACATCTTCAGGGTGCGGGCCCTGAACAAGGCAGGAGTCAGCCGTGCATCTCGTGTCTCTGAGGCCGTGGTTGCAATGGATCCCTCTGACAGAGCCCGCCTCAGAG CTGGCCCATCAGCCCCTTGGACTGGGATGATCAAGTTCACAGAGGAAGACCCCACTG TGGGTGTCATTCCTGGAGAACCCACTGATGTTGTGGTTACAGAGGCGACCAAGAGCTACGTGGTGCTGGCCTGGAAGCCTCCCATGCAGAGAGGTCATGAAGGAGTCATGTACTACATTGAGAAG TGTATGTCAGGTACAGACACCTGGCAGAGAGTGAACACCAGCATGCCAGTCAAGTCTCCCCGCTTCGCCCTGTTTGACCTGGCTGAGGGTAATATGTACAACTTCCGTGTGCGCTGCTGCAACTCTGCAGGAGTGGGTGAGCCCTCTTTGCCCACAGGAGAGATCACTGTGGGAGATAAATTGG ACCTGCCCCCAGCTCCAGGCAACCCAGTGCCCACCAGGAACACGGCCACCTCAGTGGTGCTCTCCTGGGGGGCCTCCAAGGATGTCAGACTGGTTGGTTATTATATTGAATGTAGTGTGGTGGGCACTGATGTCTGGATGCCTTGCAACAATAAACCTGTCAAGGAGACCAG atttgtgtGCCATGGCCTTACCACTGGAGCAAACTATGTGTTTAAAGTCAAAGCAGTCAACGCTGCTGGATACAGCCAGAGTTCTGCTGTTTCTGATGCGGTGGTTGTGCAGGCGGCCATCT CCGTCCCTGGAAAGCCCACTGGTGTGACCCTGCTGGAGGCTGTTAAGGACTACATGGTGCTGGGCTGGACAGCGCCagcaaacaatggaggagctGATATCAGGGGATATTTTGTGGACTACAGGACTGTGAAGGGAGACATTTTTGGCAAATGGCATGAAATGCATGAAAAGGCATTGACTACTACCTCCTATAAG GCTGAGAACCTGAAGGAGAACGTCTTCTACCAGTTCCGTGTGCGTGCTATGAACATGGCAGGTGTGAGTAAAGCCTCTCTGGTCAGTGCAGCTCTGGAGTGCAAAGAATGGACCATTACTGTACCAG GTGCTCCCATTGGTCTTCATGTGCTGGAGGTTCGTGACACCTCTGTGGTGGTCCTGTGGGAGCCACCTGTTTTCCACGGCCGCTCTCCTGTCAATGGGTACTACATGGATGTCAAGCTGGCCTCTGCTGGAGAAGAAGGCTGGAAGGCTGTTCATGAGAAGGTCAATAAGATGAAATACATGAAG GTTTCAGGGCTGAAGGCTGGTGCATCCTACGTTTTCCGTGTGCGGGCTCAAAATCTTGCCGGAGTTGGAAAGCCCTCAGCAATCTTTGGTCCAATCCTGGCCCAGACTCGCCCTG GCACCAAAGAGATTTATGTGGATATTGACGATGATGGTGTTATCTCTATGGTCTTTGAGTGCTCTGAAATGAAAGAAGGATCTGAGTTTGTGTGGTCCAAGAACTACCTGCCTATGGCAGACACCTCTCGCCTGACTATTGTCAATGAAAAAGGAAA GTCCAGAGCTATCTTCAACAGTCCTTCCCTGGAGGATCTTGGCACGTTCTCTTGTATGGTCACCAACACTGATGGCATTTCCTCCAGCTACACGCTCACTGAGGAGG GTCTGAAGCGTCTTCTGGATCTCAGCCATGAGCACAAGTTTCCTG TTATTCCCTTCAAGAACGAAATGGCCATGGATCTACTTGAGAAGGGTCGTGTGCGGTTCTGGACCCAGGTGGAGAAATTTACCCAGAACTGCCAAGTGGAGTATGTCTTTAATGATGCCATCATCACTCAGGGCAAG AAATACACAATGAACTTCGACAAGTCTACCGGCATCATTGAAATGTTTATGGACTCCCTGGAGGTCACTGATGAGGGCACATTCACCTTCAACCTGGTTGATGGAAAGGCTAAGGGAACAACCAGCCTGGTTCTTATTGGAGATG AGTTCAGGGAGCTTCAAAAGAAATCAGAGTTTGAGAGGGCAGAATGGGTCAGAAAACAAG GTCCTCACTTTGTTGAGTACCTTAGCTTCGCTGTTACTTCAGCATGTGATGTGCTTTTGAAATGCAAG ATTGGAAATGTCAGACCAGAGACTGAGATCATCTGGTCCAAGGACAGCATCGAGATTGCTGAGGATGATGAGGACGCCCAGAAAATTGAGAGAAAGGATGGCGAGCTGACCTTTAATATCGGAAAG ATCTGCAAGAAGGACGCGGGTATTTACGAGGTCTTCCTGAAGGACGAAAGAGGCAGAGATAGGAGCACATTCAATCTGACAGATGCAG GATACCAAGCTGTGATGAATGAACTGTTCAGGGTTATTG CCAACTCCTCCTCTGAGATCCAAGTTCTCAGCACTGAACATGGCATCATCCTCTACTCCAATGTCACATATTACGATGAGGAACTGCGTGTTAATTGGCTCCACAA AGATGCTAAGATCGCCGCCTCAGAGAGAGTGAAGGCTGGAGTCACAGGGGAGCAGCTTTGGCTTAAGATCAACGAGCCCACAGAGAAGGACAAGGGCAAATACAGCATGGACATCTTTGATGGCAAGGACAGTGTTAAGAGAGTCTTCGATCTCAGTGGCCAGG CATGGGAACAGGCGTTTGAGGAATTCCAAAGGCTCAA GGCAGCAGCAATTGCAGAGAGAA ACCGTGCTCGGGTTGTTGGAGGCTTGCCAGATGTGGTTGCAATCCAAGAGGGCAAG TCCTTGAATCTTACTGGCAACGTTTGGGGTGAGCCCACGCCTGAGGTGTGCTGGGTGAAGAATGACAAGGAACTGGTGTCTGATGACCACTACAAACTCAAGTTTGAGGCAGGCAAGTTTGCCAGCATCACAATTGCCACCGTCACCACGGCTGACTCTGGCAAGTACGCCCTTGTTGTCAAGAACAAGTACGGCAAAGAGGCTGGTGAGTTCACCGTCAGCGTCTACAACcctgaagaagaggaaaaagaggagaagaaaggctAA
- the myom1a gene encoding myomesin 1a (skelemin) isoform X2 — translation MDKDKEIIGYVIPVFRANHEDVRGLMEAREDDTTEEGINYVAMRNLFVREAREAMQVRVEKKTRTVHIRESAERVGMSKTLDEWSEFRKKMNPDSLTHRPEFIVKPRGQTIWEGNTVKLHCTVAGWPKPRIAWYKNNVLIDAKAHSEKYTVESNYNMHSLEIKNCDFLDTAKYHVSALNIKGESSSTATVVVKRFQDGEEAGPLDPKPHGFCPEHGVTFETTIIDKFEVAFGSEGETLSLGCTVIVYPTVKKYQPEVVWYRDSTPLKPSKWVHTHWSGERATLTLIHLNKEDEGMYTLRINTKSGFDTYSAYVFVRDTEVEVEGVPVAPLDVRCHDANKDYVVVTWKQPAVEGSSPILGYYIDRCEVGTHHWAQCNDVPVKYARFPVTGLVEGRSYIFRVRALNKAGVSRASRVSEAVVAMDPSDRARLRAGPSAPWTGMIKFTEEDPTVGVIPGEPTDVVVTEATKSYVVLAWKPPMQRGHEGVMYYIEKCMSGTDTWQRVNTSMPVKSPRFALFDLAEGNMYNFRVRCCNSAGVGEPSLPTGEITVGDKLDLPPAPGNPVPTRNTATSVVLSWGASKDVRLVGYYIECSVVGTDVWMPCNNKPVKETRFVCHGLTTGANYVFKVKAVNAAGYSQSSAVSDAVVVQAAISVPGKPTGVTLLEAVKDYMVLGWTAPANNGGADIRGYFVDYRTVKGDIFGKWHEMHEKALTTTSYKAENLKENVFYQFRVRAMNMAGVSKASLVSAALECKEWTITVPGAPIGLHVLEVRDTSVVVLWEPPVFHGRSPVNGYYMDVKLASAGEEGWKAVHEKVNKMKYMKVSGLKAGASYVFRVRAQNLAGVGKPSAIFGPILAQTRPGTKEIYVDIDDDGVISMVFECSEMKEGSEFVWSKNYLPMADTSRLTIVNEKGKSRAIFNSPSLEDLGTFSCMVTNTDGISSSYTLTEEGLKRLLDLSHEHKFPVIPFKNEMAMDLLEKGRVRFWTQVEKFTQNCQVEYVFNDAIITQGKKYTMNFDKSTGIIEMFMDSLEVTDEGTFTFNLVDGKAKGTTSLVLIGDEFRELQKKSEFERAEWVRKQGPHFVEYLSFAVTSACDVLLKCKIGNVRPETEIIWSKDSIEIAEDDEDAQKIERKDGELTFNIGKICKKDAGIYEVFLKDERGRDRSTFNLTDAGYQAVMNELFRVIANSSSEIQVLSTEHGIILYSNVTYYDEELRVNWLHKDAKIAASERVKAGVTGEQLWLKINEPTEKDKGKYSMDIFDGKDSVKRVFDLSGQAWEQAFEEFQRLKAAAIAERNRARVVGGLPDVVAIQEGKSLNLTGNVWGEPTPEVCWVKNDKELVSDDHYKLKFEAGKFASITIATVTTADSGKYALVVKNKYGKEAGEFTVSVYNPEEEEKEEKKG, via the exons ATGGACAAGGACAAAGAAATTATTGGCTATGTAATCCCTGTATTCAGAGCCAA CCATGAAGATGTGCGTGGTCTGATGGAGGCCCGGGAGGATGATACCACAGAGGAGGGGATTAACTATGTCGCCATGAGGAACCTGTTCGTCAGGGAGGCAAGGGAGGCCATGCAGGTTAGAGTGGAGAAGAAAACCAGAACAGTGCATATCAGGGAATCAGCCGAACGCGTGGGGATGAGCAAGACG CTGGATGAGTGGTCTGAGTTCCGTAAGAAGATGAACCCAGACAGCCTGACACACCGTCCAGAGTTTATCGTCAAGCCCCGTGGACAGACCATCTGGGAGGGCAACACTGTGAAACTGCACTGCACTGTGGCTGGATGGCCTAAACCCAGGATCGCCTG GTACAAAAACAATGTGCTCATTGATGCCAAGGCCCACTCTGAAAAGTATACAGTTGAGAGCAATTACAACATGCACTCCCTGGAGATCAAGAA ttgtGATTTCTTGGACACTGCAAAGTATCACGTCTCTGCCCTCAATATAAAAGGGGAATCTTCTTCCACGGCTACTGTTGTTGTCAAAA GGTTCCAGGATGGCGAAGAAGCAGGTCCACTTGATCCTAAGCCAC ATGGTTTCTGCCCTGAACATGGTGTGACCTTTGAAACAACCATCATTGACAAATTTGAGGTGGCCTTTGGCAGTGAGGGTGAAACGCTGAGCCTGGGCTGCACTGTTATTGTTTATCCCACTGTAAAGAAATACCAGCCTGAAGTTGTGTGGTACCGAGATT CTACTCCCTTGAAGCCCTCTAAATGGGTTCACACTCACTGGTCTGGCGAACGCGCCACACTCACGCTCATCCACCTGAACAAGGAAGATGAGGGCATGTACACCTTGCGCATCAACACCAAGTCTGGCTTTGACACCTACTCTGCCTATGTGTTTGTCAGAG ACACTGAAGTTGAGGTGGAGGGGGTTCCTGTGGCTCCCCTGGATGTGCGCTGTCATGATGCCAACAAGGACTATGTGGTGGTAACCTGGAAGCAGCCAGCGGTGGAGGGCAGCAGCCCCATCCTGGGATACTACATCGATAG GTGTGAGGTGGGCACTCATCACTGGGCTCAGTGTAACGACGTCCCAGTGAAATATGCCCGTTTCCCCGTCACAGGACTGGTGGAGGGCCGCTCTTACATCTTCAGGGTGCGGGCCCTGAACAAGGCAGGAGTCAGCCGTGCATCTCGTGTCTCTGAGGCCGTGGTTGCAATGGATCCCTCTGACAGAGCCCGCCTCAGAG CTGGCCCATCAGCCCCTTGGACTGGGATGATCAAGTTCACAGAGGAAGACCCCACTG TGGGTGTCATTCCTGGAGAACCCACTGATGTTGTGGTTACAGAGGCGACCAAGAGCTACGTGGTGCTGGCCTGGAAGCCTCCCATGCAGAGAGGTCATGAAGGAGTCATGTACTACATTGAGAAG TGTATGTCAGGTACAGACACCTGGCAGAGAGTGAACACCAGCATGCCAGTCAAGTCTCCCCGCTTCGCCCTGTTTGACCTGGCTGAGGGTAATATGTACAACTTCCGTGTGCGCTGCTGCAACTCTGCAGGAGTGGGTGAGCCCTCTTTGCCCACAGGAGAGATCACTGTGGGAGATAAATTGG ACCTGCCCCCAGCTCCAGGCAACCCAGTGCCCACCAGGAACACGGCCACCTCAGTGGTGCTCTCCTGGGGGGCCTCCAAGGATGTCAGACTGGTTGGTTATTATATTGAATGTAGTGTGGTGGGCACTGATGTCTGGATGCCTTGCAACAATAAACCTGTCAAGGAGACCAG atttgtgtGCCATGGCCTTACCACTGGAGCAAACTATGTGTTTAAAGTCAAAGCAGTCAACGCTGCTGGATACAGCCAGAGTTCTGCTGTTTCTGATGCGGTGGTTGTGCAGGCGGCCATCT CCGTCCCTGGAAAGCCCACTGGTGTGACCCTGCTGGAGGCTGTTAAGGACTACATGGTGCTGGGCTGGACAGCGCCagcaaacaatggaggagctGATATCAGGGGATATTTTGTGGACTACAGGACTGTGAAGGGAGACATTTTTGGCAAATGGCATGAAATGCATGAAAAGGCATTGACTACTACCTCCTATAAG GCTGAGAACCTGAAGGAGAACGTCTTCTACCAGTTCCGTGTGCGTGCTATGAACATGGCAGGTGTGAGTAAAGCCTCTCTGGTCAGTGCAGCTCTGGAGTGCAAAGAATGGACCATTACTGTACCAG GTGCTCCCATTGGTCTTCATGTGCTGGAGGTTCGTGACACCTCTGTGGTGGTCCTGTGGGAGCCACCTGTTTTCCACGGCCGCTCTCCTGTCAATGGGTACTACATGGATGTCAAGCTGGCCTCTGCTGGAGAAGAAGGCTGGAAGGCTGTTCATGAGAAGGTCAATAAGATGAAATACATGAAG GTTTCAGGGCTGAAGGCTGGTGCATCCTACGTTTTCCGTGTGCGGGCTCAAAATCTTGCCGGAGTTGGAAAGCCCTCAGCAATCTTTGGTCCAATCCTGGCCCAGACTCGCCCTG GCACCAAAGAGATTTATGTGGATATTGACGATGATGGTGTTATCTCTATGGTCTTTGAGTGCTCTGAAATGAAAGAAGGATCTGAGTTTGTGTGGTCCAAGAACTACCTGCCTATGGCAGACACCTCTCGCCTGACTATTGTCAATGAAAAAGGAAA GTCCAGAGCTATCTTCAACAGTCCTTCCCTGGAGGATCTTGGCACGTTCTCTTGTATGGTCACCAACACTGATGGCATTTCCTCCAGCTACACGCTCACTGAGGAGG GTCTGAAGCGTCTTCTGGATCTCAGCCATGAGCACAAGTTTCCTG TTATTCCCTTCAAGAACGAAATGGCCATGGATCTACTTGAGAAGGGTCGTGTGCGGTTCTGGACCCAGGTGGAGAAATTTACCCAGAACTGCCAAGTGGAGTATGTCTTTAATGATGCCATCATCACTCAGGGCAAG AAATACACAATGAACTTCGACAAGTCTACCGGCATCATTGAAATGTTTATGGACTCCCTGGAGGTCACTGATGAGGGCACATTCACCTTCAACCTGGTTGATGGAAAGGCTAAGGGAACAACCAGCCTGGTTCTTATTGGAGATG AGTTCAGGGAGCTTCAAAAGAAATCAGAGTTTGAGAGGGCAGAATGGGTCAGAAAACAAG GTCCTCACTTTGTTGAGTACCTTAGCTTCGCTGTTACTTCAGCATGTGATGTGCTTTTGAAATGCAAG ATTGGAAATGTCAGACCAGAGACTGAGATCATCTGGTCCAAGGACAGCATCGAGATTGCTGAGGATGATGAGGACGCCCAGAAAATTGAGAGAAAGGATGGCGAGCTGACCTTTAATATCGGAAAG ATCTGCAAGAAGGACGCGGGTATTTACGAGGTCTTCCTGAAGGACGAAAGAGGCAGAGATAGGAGCACATTCAATCTGACAGATGCAG GATACCAAGCTGTGATGAATGAACTGTTCAGGGTTATTG CCAACTCCTCCTCTGAGATCCAAGTTCTCAGCACTGAACATGGCATCATCCTCTACTCCAATGTCACATATTACGATGAGGAACTGCGTGTTAATTGGCTCCACAA AGATGCTAAGATCGCCGCCTCAGAGAGAGTGAAGGCTGGAGTCACAGGGGAGCAGCTTTGGCTTAAGATCAACGAGCCCACAGAGAAGGACAAGGGCAAATACAGCATGGACATCTTTGATGGCAAGGACAGTGTTAAGAGAGTCTTCGATCTCAGTGGCCAGG CATGGGAACAGGCGTTTGAGGAATTCCAAAGGCTCAA GGCAGCAGCAATTGCAGAGAGAA ACCGTGCTCGGGTTGTTGGAGGCTTGCCAGATGTGGTTGCAATCCAAGAGGGCAAG TCCTTGAATCTTACTGGCAACGTTTGGGGTGAGCCCACGCCTGAGGTGTGCTGGGTGAAGAATGACAAGGAACTGGTGTCTGATGACCACTACAAACTCAAGTTTGAGGCAGGCAAGTTTGCCAGCATCACAATTGCCACCGTCACCACGGCTGACTCTGGCAAGTACGCCCTTGTTGTCAAGAACAAGTACGGCAAAGAGGCTGGTGAGTTCACCGTCAGCGTCTACAACcctgaagaagaggaaaaagaggagaagaaaggctAA